In one Methylobacterium sp. SyP6R genomic region, the following are encoded:
- a CDS encoding class I SAM-dependent methyltransferase, protein MAHSLDMVEPATAATFREVDYLAANPDIQLAVREGRLASGRAHFDKHGLRQGRRQSRLPAGLEAMRAQKLARLGPLMRDDLPHRRIGEKYDYLSEDLRALSGAEDSPNVSQNAYDGHVHELIAANPDGLILDCGAGRRDRYYANVVNLEIADYDTTDVLGIGEVLPFRDASFDGVISIAVLEHVRDPFACAREIARVLKPGGKLVCAVPFLQPLHGYPHHYYNMTGEGLRNLFADHLAVDHQYVPASLLPIWSLTWMIQSWAAGLPPDVRKRFLSRRLSDFTADPLSLLQEPYVTQLSDQKNLELASGTYLFAHKE, encoded by the coding sequence ATGGCGCACTCTCTCGACATGGTCGAGCCGGCGACGGCGGCGACCTTCCGCGAGGTCGATTACCTCGCGGCCAATCCGGATATCCAGCTCGCGGTGCGCGAAGGCAGGCTCGCCAGCGGCCGGGCCCATTTCGACAAGCATGGGCTACGCCAGGGCCGGCGCCAGAGCCGCCTGCCCGCGGGGCTGGAGGCGATGCGGGCCCAAAAACTCGCGCGGCTCGGGCCCCTGATGCGGGACGACCTGCCCCACCGCCGGATCGGCGAGAAATACGACTATCTCAGCGAGGACTTACGGGCGCTGTCGGGCGCCGAGGACAGCCCGAACGTCTCGCAGAACGCCTATGACGGCCATGTCCACGAACTCATCGCGGCGAACCCCGACGGGCTGATCCTCGATTGCGGCGCCGGCCGGCGCGACCGGTACTACGCCAACGTCGTCAACCTCGAGATCGCCGATTACGACACGACCGACGTGCTCGGCATCGGCGAGGTGCTGCCGTTCCGCGATGCCAGCTTCGACGGGGTGATCTCGATCGCGGTGCTGGAGCATGTACGCGATCCCTTCGCCTGCGCCCGCGAGATCGCCCGGGTGCTCAAGCCCGGCGGAAAGCTGGTCTGCGCGGTGCCGTTCCTGCAACCCCTGCACGGCTATCCGCATCATTACTACAACATGACCGGCGAGGGCCTGCGCAACCTGTTCGCCGACCACCTGGCGGTGGACCACCAATACGTCCCGGCCTCGCTCCTGCCGATCTGGAGCCTGACCTGGATGATCCAGTCCTGGGCCGCCGGCCTGCCGCCGGACGTGCGCAAGCGTTTCCTGTCCCGCCGCCTCTCCGACTTCACCGCCGACCCGCTCTCGCTCCTCCAGGAGCCCTACGTGACGCAGTTGAGTGACCAGAAAAACCTGGAACTGGCGAGCGGGACCTACCTGTTCGCGCACAAGGAATAG
- a CDS encoding RBBP9/YdeN family alpha/beta hydrolase, whose amino-acid sequence MKSADCDILVVPGYTNSGPDHWQSRWQERLSTARRVAQESWDQPEPEAWRDAVIAAVQAATRPVVLVAHSLGVISCMQAAPYLPKGGVAGAFLVALPDIERPDTPAVLRTFAPIPREPLAFPSVLVTSRTDPYTAYERAADFAAAWGADLVDAGESGHLNAESGHGPWPEGLMRFAGFLRSL is encoded by the coding sequence ATGAAATCGGCCGATTGCGACATCCTCGTCGTCCCGGGCTACACCAATTCCGGGCCCGACCACTGGCAGAGCCGCTGGCAGGAGCGGCTCTCGACCGCCCGCCGGGTGGCCCAGGAGAGCTGGGACCAGCCCGAGCCGGAGGCGTGGCGCGATGCCGTGATCGCGGCGGTGCAGGCGGCGACCCGGCCGGTGGTACTGGTCGCCCACAGCCTCGGCGTGATCTCCTGCATGCAGGCGGCGCCCTATCTGCCGAAGGGCGGCGTCGCGGGCGCCTTCCTGGTCGCGCTGCCCGATATCGAGCGGCCGGATACGCCGGCCGTGTTGCGGACCTTCGCGCCGATCCCCCGGGAGCCCCTGGCCTTCCCGTCGGTCCTGGTGACGAGCCGCACCGATCCCTACACCGCCTACGAGCGAGCCGCCGACTTCGCCGCCGCCTGGGGGGCGGACCTCGTCGATGCCGGCGAATCCGGCCACCTCAACGCCGAGAGCGGGCATGGGCCCTGGCCCGAGGGGCTGATGCGCTTCGCCGGCTTCCTGCGCAGCCTGTAA
- a CDS encoding UV damage endonuclease UvsE has product MISAPSPASGPRLGFCCKFIPDEPPGRHKTLKAAKDAAMVMNVTTVTIAYLRRLDPAAAREKLISVVTHNLAAMGRQVAWVAERPPLERLLRLASSILPGYTHPEVRDLYADPEFRRTIEAGLAAVGEAARAGGVRLSMHPGPFCILASRNPAALANGIAELDYHAEVMAMMGYGTGWHPHGAHVNIHVGARDPGVDAFRENLSRVSQVARDLVTVENDESAFGLDEVLRLADTVPVVLDLHHHWIHSRGDYIEPDDPRIARVIESWRGVRPIGHVSVSREDVLPGHDPNALPDFAALTEAGLKGRDLAAHSDMMWNRAFNDYTARHLAWCDIEVEAKLKNLASTGLALHVGPALAGLAPAVPPLAAE; this is encoded by the coding sequence ATGATCTCCGCCCCCTCCCCCGCGTCCGGCCCCCGCCTCGGCTTCTGCTGCAAGTTCATCCCGGACGAGCCGCCCGGCCGGCACAAGACGCTGAAGGCCGCGAAGGACGCCGCGATGGTGATGAACGTCACCACGGTGACGATCGCATATCTGCGTCGACTCGATCCGGCGGCGGCGCGGGAGAAGCTGATCTCCGTCGTGACGCACAACCTCGCGGCGATGGGGCGCCAGGTCGCCTGGGTCGCGGAGCGTCCCCCGCTCGAACGGCTGCTGCGCCTCGCGAGTTCGATCCTGCCGGGCTACACCCATCCGGAGGTCCGCGACCTCTATGCCGATCCGGAGTTCCGCCGCACCATCGAGGCGGGGCTGGCGGCGGTCGGCGAGGCGGCGCGGGCGGGCGGGGTGCGGCTCAGCATGCATCCGGGCCCGTTCTGCATCCTGGCGAGCCGCAACCCGGCGGCGCTCGCAAACGGCATCGCGGAGCTCGACTACCACGCCGAGGTGATGGCGATGATGGGCTACGGCACCGGCTGGCACCCGCACGGCGCCCACGTCAACATCCATGTCGGCGCCCGCGACCCGGGGGTCGACGCCTTCCGGGAGAACCTGTCACGCGTCTCGCAGGTCGCCCGCGACCTCGTCACGGTCGAGAACGACGAATCCGCCTTCGGCCTCGACGAGGTGCTGCGCCTCGCCGACACGGTGCCGGTGGTGCTCGACCTGCACCATCACTGGATCCACAGCCGCGGCGACTACATCGAGCCCGACGATCCGCGGATCGCCCGGGTGATCGAATCCTGGCGCGGGGTGCGGCCGATCGGTCATGTCAGCGTCTCGCGCGAGGACGTGCTGCCGGGCCACGACCCGAACGCGCTGCCGGACTTCGCGGCCCTGACGGAGGCCGGCCTCAAGGGTCGCGACCTCGCCGCCCATTCCGACATGATGTGGAACCGGGCCTTCAACGATTACACGGCCCGCCACCTCGCTTGGTGCGACATCGAGGTCGAGGCCAAGCTGAAGAACCTCGCCTCGACGGGGCTCGCCCTCCATGTCGGGCCCGCGCTCGCGGGCCTCGCCCCGGCGGTGCCGCCGCTCGCGGCGGAGTAG
- a CDS encoding DUF3618 domain-containing protein, producing MTQSINELEHDIEETRARLDRTIDQIQGRLSPASLVDEMLGTVRQSPASGLYDGALEAVRRNPVPVMLIVAGVGWLIHRVARESQRRQHLDATMNGAEAVPVLKTGAARVYDPDRPTAHPAADRVADGMRM from the coding sequence ATGACCCAGTCGATCAACGAACTCGAACACGACATCGAGGAGACCCGGGCCCGGCTCGACCGGACCATCGACCAGATCCAGGGCCGGCTCTCGCCGGCCAGCCTCGTCGACGAGATGCTCGGCACGGTACGGCAATCTCCCGCGAGCGGCCTCTACGACGGGGCGCTCGAGGCGGTGCGGCGCAATCCCGTCCCGGTCATGCTGATCGTCGCCGGAGTCGGTTGGCTGATCCACCGTGTGGCCCGGGAATCGCAGCGCCGCCAGCACCTCGACGCCACGATGAACGGGGCCGAGGCGGTGCCGGTGCTGAAGACCGGTGCGGCCCGGGTCTACGATCCCGACCGGCCGACCGCCCATCCGGCGGCGGACCGCGTCGCCGACGGCATGCGGATGTAG
- a CDS encoding phage holin family protein, whose protein sequence is MADPNAGRPLGGNGTPGSIQGLLGDALRETTDLARKEIALFRTEMSNNLRSLFLGLAMMVGAAVFAVVALLVLTDALVKWLATVVNSEALAALIVGAVFLAIGIGLALWGRSAMSLSTLTPTRTTRQVRQDARVLSERVSG, encoded by the coding sequence ATGGCCGACCCCAATGCCGGCCGCCCGCTCGGCGGCAACGGAACCCCGGGGAGCATCCAGGGGCTCCTCGGTGACGCCCTGCGCGAGACCACCGATCTCGCCCGCAAGGAGATCGCCCTTTTCCGCACCGAGATGTCGAACAACCTGAGGTCGCTGTTCCTCGGGCTCGCCATGATGGTCGGCGCGGCGGTCTTCGCCGTGGTCGCGCTCCTGGTGCTCACCGACGCCCTGGTGAAGTGGCTCGCCACGGTGGTCAATTCGGAGGCGCTCGCCGCCTTGATCGTCGGGGCGGTGTTCCTGGCGATCGGCATCGGCCTCGCCCTGTGGGGCCGCAGCGCCATGTCCCTGTCCACGCTGACGCCGACCCGCACGACGCGCCAGGTGCGCCAGGATGCGAGGGTCCTGTCCGAGAGGGTGTCGGGATGA
- a CDS encoding alpha,alpha-trehalose-phosphate synthase (UDP-forming) — protein sequence MSRLIIVSNRVAVPDAGSKAVAAGGLAVALKEAFTAYKGLWFGWSGKITDNPSSEPVIADRGRVQYAVMDLSPQDHREYYSGFANRALWPIMHYRLGLAAFSRADYAGYQRVNRIFAQALASLIEPGDLIWVHDYHLIPLASELRGLGVSNPIGYFHHIPWPSGEVFNTLPASTELLRAVSDYDLIGLQTDSDVHNLSRNLVDELRAIPLGGGSLMVDGRRTRIRSFPIGIDVDGFRQAAERAGMNRTVRDTVAGLRTRKLLIGVDRLDYSKGVPERMEAVERFFASNPDQRGNVVFLQIAPKSRTEVPEYEQLSRDVNEVLGNINGSLGEPSWTPIQYVTKAYPRAVLAGLYRAARVGVVTPMRDGMNLVAKEYVAAQSEDDPGVLVLSKFAGAARQMPEALLVNPYDRFEVAEAIRAALYMPKAERVERWKPMFERMAREDVDWWARSYLGELEGFRTVEREPPAAAEAR from the coding sequence GTGTCACGCCTCATCATCGTGTCAAATCGCGTCGCCGTCCCGGATGCGGGCTCCAAGGCGGTCGCGGCCGGCGGGCTCGCCGTCGCCCTCAAGGAGGCCTTCACGGCCTACAAGGGGCTGTGGTTCGGCTGGAGCGGCAAGATCACCGACAACCCGTCCTCCGAGCCGGTCATCGCCGACCGGGGCCGCGTGCAATACGCGGTGATGGACCTCTCGCCCCAGGATCACCGCGAGTATTACAGCGGCTTCGCCAACCGGGCGCTCTGGCCGATCATGCATTACCGCCTCGGCCTGGCGGCGTTTTCCCGGGCCGATTACGCGGGCTACCAGCGCGTCAACCGCATCTTCGCCCAGGCGCTCGCCAGCCTGATCGAGCCGGGCGACCTGATCTGGGTCCACGACTACCACCTGATCCCGCTCGCTTCCGAGCTGCGGGGCCTCGGCGTCTCGAACCCGATCGGCTATTTCCACCACATTCCCTGGCCCTCGGGCGAGGTGTTCAACACCCTGCCGGCCTCGACGGAGCTTTTACGCGCGGTCTCCGACTACGACCTGATCGGGCTCCAGACCGACAGCGACGTCCACAACCTGTCGCGTAACCTCGTCGACGAGTTGCGGGCGATTCCGCTGGGCGGCGGCTCGCTGATGGTCGACGGGCGCCGCACCCGCATCCGCAGCTTCCCGATCGGCATCGACGTCGACGGCTTCCGCCAGGCCGCCGAGCGCGCCGGCATGAACCGCACGGTGCGCGACACGGTGGCGGGCCTGCGCACCCGCAAGCTCCTCATCGGCGTCGACCGGCTCGACTACTCGAAGGGCGTGCCGGAGCGGATGGAGGCCGTGGAGCGCTTCTTCGCCTCCAACCCCGACCAGCGCGGCAACGTCGTATTCCTGCAGATCGCCCCGAAGTCGCGCACCGAGGTGCCGGAATACGAGCAGCTCAGCCGCGACGTGAACGAGGTCTTGGGGAACATCAACGGCTCGCTCGGCGAACCGTCCTGGACGCCGATCCAGTACGTCACCAAGGCCTATCCCCGCGCGGTGCTGGCCGGGCTCTACCGCGCCGCCCGGGTCGGCGTGGTGACGCCGATGCGCGACGGCATGAACCTCGTCGCCAAGGAATACGTCGCCGCGCAGAGCGAGGACGATCCGGGGGTGCTGGTGCTGTCGAAGTTCGCCGGTGCCGCCCGCCAGATGCCCGAGGCGCTGCTGGTCAATCCCTACGACCGGTTCGAGGTGGCGGAGGCGATCCGCGCCGCTCTCTACATGCCCAAGGCCGAGCGGGTCGAGCGCTGGAAGCCGATGTTCGAGCGCATGGCGCGCGAGGACGTGGATTGGTGGGCTCGGAGCTATCTCGGCGAGCTGGAGGGTTTTCGCACCGTCGAGCGCGAGCCGCCGGCGGCGGCGGAGGCGCGGTAG
- a CDS encoding TetR/AcrR family transcriptional regulator — translation MIPALSAPPPVEETSPDTRCRILATAERFFREIGYQKTTVADIAKTLRMSPANVYRFFDSKKAINEAVVARLIGEVEARIAALADRPGLSAEARLREIIVFLHRDAVGRFTGHPRMHEMVEAAMSESWDVCRHHVDRITAVLERVIADGVARGEFAAEDPAVAARCVHTAIVRFCHPVLVVQCPEDFVPALDAMIAFLMGALRAGPRAA, via the coding sequence ATGATCCCTGCCCTGTCCGCCCCCCCTCCGGTCGAGGAAACGTCGCCCGATACCCGTTGCCGCATCCTGGCGACCGCGGAGCGCTTCTTTCGTGAGATCGGCTACCAGAAGACCACGGTGGCCGACATCGCCAAGACCCTGCGGATGAGCCCGGCCAACGTGTATCGGTTCTTCGATTCGAAGAAGGCGATCAACGAGGCCGTAGTGGCGCGCCTCATCGGCGAGGTCGAGGCGCGGATCGCCGCCCTCGCGGACCGGCCCGGCCTCTCCGCCGAGGCTCGCCTGCGGGAGATCATCGTCTTCCTGCACCGCGACGCCGTCGGCCGCTTCACCGGCCATCCGCGCATGCACGAGATGGTCGAGGCGGCGATGTCCGAGAGCTGGGATGTCTGCCGCCACCATGTCGACCGGATCACCGCGGTGCTGGAACGCGTCATCGCCGATGGTGTCGCGCGGGGCGAATTCGCCGCCGAGGATCCGGCGGTGGCGGCGCGCTGCGTCCACACGGCGATCGTACGGTTCTGCCATCCGGTTCTGGTGGTGCAATGTCCGGAGGATTTCGTGCCGGCGCTCGACGCGATGATCGCGTTCCTGATGGGAGCGTTGCGAGCCGGGCCGCGGGCGGCGTAA
- a CDS encoding glutathione peroxidase gives MPVARREALFLIAGAVSLPARAAPLQNGMTASAFSFAKPEGGSLALAELVPKPILVVNTATACGYAPQFSGLQQLWTRFGPRGLTVIAVPSADFGRQEPLDGMAIAEAARKNFGVTFPVVGKTGVTGPQAHPFYRWAAAEKPAETPRWNFHKYLVGRDGHVAAAFATPVEPTDPRVIAAIVRELDAAG, from the coding sequence ATGCCGGTCGCCCGCCGCGAGGCCTTGTTCCTGATCGCCGGCGCCGTCAGCCTACCCGCCCGGGCCGCGCCCTTGCAAAACGGCATGACGGCTTCCGCCTTCAGTTTCGCCAAGCCCGAGGGCGGCAGCCTGGCGCTGGCCGAGCTGGTGCCCAAGCCGATCCTGGTCGTCAACACCGCGACCGCCTGCGGCTACGCCCCGCAATTTTCCGGGCTGCAGCAGCTCTGGACCCGGTTCGGCCCCCGCGGGCTGACGGTGATCGCGGTGCCGTCCGCCGATTTCGGGCGCCAGGAACCCCTCGACGGGATGGCGATCGCCGAGGCCGCCCGCAAGAATTTCGGCGTCACCTTCCCGGTGGTGGGCAAGACCGGCGTGACCGGCCCTCAGGCCCACCCGTTCTACCGCTGGGCCGCCGCCGAGAAGCCGGCCGAGACCCCGCGCTGGAACTTCCACAAATATTTGGTCGGCCGAGACGGCCACGTGGCCGCCGCCTTCGCCACGCCGGTCGAGCCGACCGACCCGCGGGTGATCGCGGCGATCGTGAGGGAGCTGGACGCGGCGGGGTGA
- a CDS encoding NADPH-dependent assimilatory sulfite reductase hemoprotein subunit has product MADHKTADLSPAERVYETPPTERPITEAEAARAAKLSANEHIKIASGYLRGTLAEGLLKNATGAISDDDGQLVKFHGMYLQDDRDLRAERTRKKLDKAYSFMIRLRIAGGVVTPKQWLILDEIARTYANGTLRATTRQTFQYHGVIKSNLKRTMAAIDSALLDTIAACGDVNRNVMAATNPAQKGAHEAAYKLAKDISDSLLPKTSAWREIWLDGERVVGGEDAGEVEPVYGKTYLPRKFKTIVAVPPSNEVDVYAHDLGFIAILDKKGKVTGWNVTVGGGMGMTHGETDTFPRTADVMLFAEPEYALKVAEAVMTVQRDWGNRTVRKNARLKYTIERYGLKAFRAEVEKRVGRAFQDPKPFTFTGNGDRYGWVAGDDGKHHLTLYVPSGRIKDVEGGPQFLAGLRRIAEVHQGDFRLTGNQNVIIANVPADRKAEIDALVQEYGLTTGAGPLRRNSLACVALPTCGLALAESERYLPSLIDELEESLASHGLSEDDITIRMTGCPNGCARPFIAEIGLVGRGPERYNLYLGAAFDGSRLSKLYAEDVTAADIRPKLDPLFAAYAKDRTKGERFGDFVIRAGYVAKTGNGPDFHVQTGAQKAVA; this is encoded by the coding sequence ATGGCCGACCACAAGACCGCCGACCTCTCCCCCGCCGAGCGCGTCTACGAGACGCCGCCGACCGAGCGTCCGATCACCGAGGCGGAAGCGGCGCGCGCCGCCAAGCTGTCGGCCAACGAGCACATCAAGATCGCCAGCGGATACCTGCGCGGCACCCTCGCCGAGGGGCTGCTGAAGAACGCGACGGGTGCGATCTCGGACGATGACGGGCAGCTCGTGAAGTTCCACGGGATGTACCTGCAGGACGACCGCGACCTTCGCGCCGAGCGGACCAGGAAGAAGCTCGACAAGGCCTATTCCTTCATGATCCGCCTGCGCATCGCCGGCGGCGTCGTGACGCCGAAGCAGTGGCTGATCCTCGACGAGATCGCCCGCACCTATGCCAACGGGACGCTCCGGGCGACGACGCGCCAGACCTTCCAGTATCACGGCGTCATCAAGTCGAACTTGAAGCGCACGATGGCGGCGATCGATTCGGCGCTGCTCGACACGATCGCGGCCTGCGGCGACGTCAACCGCAACGTGATGGCGGCGACGAACCCGGCCCAGAAGGGCGCCCACGAGGCGGCCTATAAGCTGGCCAAGGACATCTCCGACAGCCTGCTGCCGAAGACGAGTGCCTGGCGCGAGATCTGGCTCGACGGCGAGCGCGTGGTCGGGGGCGAGGATGCGGGCGAGGTCGAGCCGGTCTACGGCAAGACCTACCTGCCGCGGAAGTTCAAGACGATCGTGGCGGTGCCGCCCTCCAACGAGGTCGACGTCTACGCCCACGATCTCGGCTTCATCGCGATCCTCGACAAGAAGGGCAAGGTGACGGGCTGGAACGTCACCGTCGGCGGCGGCATGGGCATGACCCACGGCGAGACCGACACCTTCCCGCGCACCGCCGACGTGATGCTGTTTGCCGAGCCCGAATACGCCCTCAAGGTCGCCGAAGCGGTGATGACCGTCCAGCGCGACTGGGGCAACCGCACCGTCCGCAAGAACGCCCGCCTGAAGTACACGATCGAGCGCTACGGCCTGAAGGCCTTCCGGGCCGAGGTCGAGAAGCGGGTCGGCCGCGCTTTCCAGGACCCGAAGCCCTTCACCTTCACGGGCAACGGCGACCGCTACGGCTGGGTCGCGGGCGACGACGGCAAGCACCACCTGACGCTCTACGTGCCGTCGGGCCGCATCAAGGACGTCGAGGGCGGGCCGCAATTCCTCGCCGGCCTTCGCCGCATCGCCGAGGTGCACCAGGGCGATTTCCGCCTCACCGGCAACCAGAATGTCATCATCGCCAACGTCCCGGCGGACAGGAAGGCGGAGATCGACGCGCTGGTGCAGGAATACGGCCTCACCACCGGTGCGGGGCCCTTGCGCCGCAACAGCCTCGCCTGCGTCGCCCTGCCGACCTGCGGCCTGGCTCTCGCCGAGAGCGAGCGCTACCTGCCGAGCCTGATCGACGAGCTCGAGGAGAGCCTGGCCTCGCACGGGCTGTCCGAGGACGACATCACCATCCGGATGACCGGCTGCCCGAACGGCTGCGCCCGTCCGTTCATCGCCGAGATCGGCCTCGTCGGCCGCGGCCCGGAGCGCTACAACCTCTATCTCGGTGCCGCCTTCGACGGCTCGCGGCTGAGCAAGCTCTATGCCGAGGACGTCACCGCCGCCGACATCCGCCCGAAGCTCGACCCGCTCTTCGCGGCCTACGCGAAGGACCGGACGAAAGGCGAGCGCTTCGGCGATTTCGTGATCCGGGCCGGCTACGTGGCGAAGACCGGCAACGGGCCGGACTTCCACGTCCAGACCGGCGCGCAGAAGGCGGTGGCCTGA
- a CDS encoding diflavin oxidoreductase has product MSRSALLPRTAPFGDAERAHLDAALGSTTALQRAWLAGFLAGLDAAGGAAAEAPAPAAPPRAAEPLTIVFASESGNSEKLAGDVSKLARKNGFKPKVVDFADLDVASLGKEKRLVVIAATWGEGEPPARAVRAYGEIMGEGAPRLDGVEFGVLALGDTSYAEFCAIGKRLDDRFEALGAKRVLPRVDCDLDFDKPAAAWIKDALKALAPPEPAGNVVAVDFARGTGADEEAEVSREPVTVEVIEHVNLNSSRSDKETIHLALAFEEAAPAYQPGDSLELYPENDPALVDQILKAAGLEGDSVLRQALLADRDITTLSAATVERFVKATGHEEARRLIESNEVRAWIEGRHLIDLIETYPAKLSAQHLTDITRPLPPRAYSIASSRAEVGDEAHLTIAAVRYTTHDRARKGVASVHVADRIRTGAKLRVRVKPNKHFRLPANPATDIVMVGPGTGVAPFRAFVQERRATEAPGRNWLFFGDRHFTHDFLYQLEWQEALEDGSLARIDVAFSRDQPEKIYVQDRIWEQRRELVSWLDGGAHFYVCGDAKAMAKDVRAALVRAFADVKGLDAAAAEAAVAGLERSHRYQQDVY; this is encoded by the coding sequence ATGTCTCGCTCCGCGCTTCTCCCCCGCACGGCTCCCTTCGGCGACGCCGAGCGGGCCCATCTCGATGCCGCCCTCGGCTCCACCACCGCGCTGCAGCGCGCGTGGCTGGCCGGCTTCCTCGCCGGCCTCGACGCCGCCGGCGGTGCCGCCGCCGAGGCGCCCGCTCCGGCCGCGCCGCCGCGGGCCGCCGAACCGCTGACGATCGTGTTCGCCAGCGAATCCGGCAACTCGGAGAAGCTGGCCGGCGACGTGTCCAAGCTCGCCCGCAAGAACGGCTTCAAGCCGAAGGTCGTCGACTTCGCCGACCTCGACGTGGCCTCCTTGGGCAAGGAGAAGCGCCTCGTCGTCATCGCCGCCACCTGGGGCGAAGGCGAGCCCCCGGCCCGGGCCGTGCGCGCCTATGGCGAGATCATGGGCGAGGGCGCGCCGCGCCTCGACGGGGTCGAGTTCGGCGTGCTGGCGCTGGGCGACACGTCCTATGCCGAATTCTGCGCCATCGGGAAGCGCCTCGACGATCGCTTCGAGGCGCTGGGCGCCAAGCGCGTGCTGCCGCGGGTCGATTGCGACCTTGACTTCGACAAGCCGGCCGCCGCCTGGATCAAGGACGCCCTCAAGGCGCTCGCGCCTCCTGAGCCCGCCGGCAACGTCGTGGCGGTCGACTTCGCCCGCGGCACCGGCGCCGACGAGGAGGCCGAGGTCAGCCGCGAGCCGGTCACCGTCGAGGTGATCGAGCACGTCAACCTCAACTCGTCGCGCTCCGACAAGGAGACGATCCACCTCGCGCTCGCCTTCGAGGAGGCCGCCCCGGCCTACCAGCCCGGCGATTCCCTGGAACTCTATCCGGAGAACGATCCGGCGCTGGTCGACCAGATCCTGAAGGCCGCCGGGCTCGAGGGCGATTCGGTGCTGCGCCAGGCCCTGCTCGCTGATCGCGACATCACCACCCTGTCGGCCGCCACGGTCGAGCGCTTCGTCAAGGCCACCGGCCACGAGGAGGCCCGCCGCCTGATCGAGTCGAACGAGGTTCGGGCCTGGATCGAGGGCCGGCACCTCATCGACCTGATCGAGACCTATCCGGCCAAGCTGTCGGCGCAACATCTCACCGACATCACCCGGCCGCTGCCGCCGCGGGCCTACTCGATCGCCTCCTCGCGGGCCGAGGTCGGCGACGAGGCCCACCTGACCATCGCGGCGGTGCGCTACACCACCCACGACCGGGCGCGCAAAGGCGTCGCCTCGGTCCACGTCGCGGACCGGATCCGCACCGGCGCCAAGCTCCGGGTGCGGGTGAAGCCGAACAAGCATTTCCGACTGCCCGCGAACCCGGCCACCGACATCGTCATGGTCGGTCCCGGCACCGGGGTGGCCCCGTTCCGCGCCTTCGTGCAGGAGCGCCGCGCCACCGAAGCGCCGGGCCGCAACTGGCTGTTCTTCGGCGACCGCCACTTCACCCACGACTTCCTGTACCAGCTCGAATGGCAGGAAGCCCTGGAGGACGGGTCGCTCGCCCGCATCGACGTCGCCTTCTCCCGCGACCAGCCAGAAAAAATCTACGTCCAGGACCGGATCTGGGAGCAGCGGCGCGAGCTGGTGTCCTGGCTCGACGGCGGCGCCCACTTCTATGTCTGCGGCGATGCCAAGGCGATGGCCAAGGACGTGCGGGCGGCTTTGGTGCGTGCCTTCGCCGACGTGAAGGGCCTGGATGCCGCGGCCGCGGAAGCGGCGGTGGCCGGCCTGGAGCGCAGCCACCGCTACCAGCAGGACGTGTACTAG
- a CDS encoding Lrp/AsnC family transcriptional regulator encodes MDAIDLKILALLQNDATLSIAQIGERVGLSQTPCWKRIQRLEADGVIDRRVAVLDPVKLGLGLTVFVSIETSDHSREWLERFAATVSGMPEVLEFYRMAGDVDYMLRVVVADMQAYDAFYKRLIAVLPLKNVTSRFAMEKVKSTTALPLPTAPFVQPVAAGGK; translated from the coding sequence GTGGATGCCATCGACCTGAAGATCCTCGCCCTGCTCCAGAACGACGCCACCCTGTCGATCGCCCAGATCGGGGAGCGCGTCGGCCTGTCGCAGACGCCCTGCTGGAAGCGCATCCAGCGCCTCGAAGCCGACGGGGTGATCGACCGCCGGGTGGCGGTGCTGGACCCGGTCAAATTGGGCCTGGGATTGACGGTCTTCGTCTCGATCGAGACCAGCGACCATTCCCGCGAGTGGCTGGAGCGATTCGCCGCCACCGTCTCGGGCATGCCCGAGGTGCTGGAATTCTACCGCATGGCCGGCGACGTGGATTACATGCTCCGCGTCGTGGTGGCCGACATGCAGGCCTACGACGCCTTCTACAAGCGCCTGATCGCGGTGCTGCCGCTGAAGAACGTCACGTCGCGCTTCGCCATGGAAAAGGTGAAGAGCACCACCGCCCTGCCCCTGCCGACGGCTCCCTTCGTCCAGCCGGTCGCGGCGGGTGGGAAATAA